A portion of the Pseudoxanthomonas sp. JBR18 genome contains these proteins:
- a CDS encoding LysR family transcriptional regulator — translation MIAELRTLLAVARHGTFAAAGARIGLTQAAVSGQIKRLEAQLGLRLFDRTGRSATLNADGLRTLARAQELVSRFDALADPATPDTAQARLRIGAIASVQADLLPGALARWRQAHPRRPLQVVPGISLHLMDQLDAGELELAVMIRPPFGIPAGLAWTSLRHERYMLLVPATLRARAWRSVLEAHPFIRYERSSFGGRQVDRFLRTQRLQPRESIEVDDLPAMTALVAAGLGVALVPCAGDGAALPPTVRAMRLGEAAFHREIGLLRPAQAKDDPALEELVASLRAEAATPASRRSR, via the coding sequence GTGATCGCGGAGCTACGCACCCTGTTGGCCGTGGCCCGCCACGGCACCTTTGCCGCCGCCGGCGCACGCATCGGCCTGACCCAGGCGGCGGTGAGCGGGCAGATCAAGCGGCTGGAGGCCCAGCTGGGCCTGCGCCTGTTCGACCGCACGGGACGCTCGGCCACGCTCAATGCCGACGGCCTGCGCACCCTGGCGCGGGCGCAGGAGCTGGTGTCGCGCTTCGACGCGCTGGCCGACCCGGCCACGCCCGACACCGCTCAGGCACGGCTGCGAATCGGCGCGATCGCCTCGGTGCAGGCCGACCTGCTGCCCGGCGCACTGGCGCGCTGGCGTCAGGCCCATCCGCGGCGTCCGCTGCAGGTCGTCCCGGGGATCTCCCTGCATCTGATGGATCAACTGGATGCCGGCGAGCTGGAGCTGGCGGTGATGATCCGCCCGCCCTTCGGCATCCCGGCGGGGCTGGCGTGGACATCGCTGCGACACGAGCGCTACATGCTGCTGGTGCCGGCCACGCTGCGGGCGCGTGCCTGGCGCAGCGTGCTGGAGGCGCATCCCTTCATCCGCTACGAGCGCAGTTCGTTCGGCGGGCGCCAGGTGGATCGCTTCCTGCGGACCCAGCGCCTGCAGCCGCGCGAATCGATCGAGGTCGACGACCTGCCGGCCATGACCGCCCTGGTCGCCGCGGGCCTGGGCGTGGCCCTGGTGCCGTGCGCGGGCGACGGGGCTGCATTGCCACCCACGGTGCGCGCCATGCGCCTGGGCGAGGCGGCCTTCCATCGCGAGATCGGCCTGCTGCGACCGGCGCAGGCCAAGGACGATCCGGCGCTGGAGGAACTGGTCGCCAGTCTGCGGGCCGAGGCGGCCACGCCGGCGTCGCGTCGGTCGCGTTGA
- a CDS encoding efflux RND transporter periplasmic adaptor subunit, with product MSGRVSAWAGLLVIAALALGGCQGKADAPARTTRQVRVMTLAPQSVALETELAGRTVASEESEVRPQVGGVLRKRLFTEGQTVKAGQPLFQIDPTLYQAASNEARANLATAEAALATARLQAQRYQQLGKTQLISQQEVDDAVATYKQAAAAADANRAALETARTNLRFATVTAPIGGRIGRALFTPGALVTSAQADPLARIQQLDPMNVDITQSSNEYLALRRAIAAGGVEASSAQVHLTLSDGTGYPLPGTLEFADIDVDQATGSITLRARFPNPEGELLPGMYVRARVGQGVRQQALLVPQAAVDRTPRGDAQVWVVGQDDVAHLRQFTTLRSVGNRWLVDKGLKAGERIVTGGGEGLRDGEKVVVSAAAPAAAPAEQS from the coding sequence ATGTCAGGACGTGTCAGCGCATGGGCCGGCTTGCTGGTGATCGCGGCATTGGCGCTGGGGGGTTGCCAGGGCAAGGCCGACGCGCCGGCACGCACGACACGCCAGGTCCGGGTAATGACCCTGGCCCCGCAGTCGGTGGCCCTGGAGACCGAACTGGCCGGCCGCACCGTGGCCTCGGAGGAATCCGAGGTGCGCCCGCAGGTCGGCGGCGTGCTGCGCAAGCGGCTGTTCACCGAAGGCCAGACAGTCAAGGCGGGCCAGCCGCTGTTCCAGATCGATCCCACGCTCTACCAGGCGGCCAGCAACGAGGCGCGCGCGAACCTGGCCACGGCCGAGGCGGCGCTGGCCACCGCGCGGCTGCAGGCCCAGCGCTACCAGCAACTGGGCAAGACCCAGCTGATCTCCCAGCAGGAGGTCGACGACGCGGTCGCCACCTACAAGCAGGCCGCCGCCGCCGCCGATGCCAACCGCGCGGCGCTGGAGACCGCACGCACCAACCTGCGCTTTGCCACGGTGACCGCGCCGATCGGCGGGCGCATCGGCCGCGCCCTGTTCACGCCCGGCGCCCTGGTGACCTCCGCCCAGGCCGATCCGCTGGCGCGCATCCAGCAGCTGGATCCGATGAACGTGGACATCACCCAGTCCAGCAACGAATACCTGGCCTTGCGGCGCGCGATCGCCGCCGGTGGCGTGGAAGCTTCCAGTGCGCAGGTGCACCTCACCCTGTCCGATGGCACCGGCTATCCGCTGCCCGGCACCCTGGAATTCGCCGATATCGACGTGGACCAGGCCACCGGCAGCATCACCCTGCGCGCGCGCTTTCCCAACCCGGAGGGTGAGCTGTTGCCGGGCATGTACGTGCGTGCGCGCGTCGGCCAGGGCGTGCGCCAGCAGGCGCTGCTGGTGCCGCAGGCGGCGGTGGACCGCACCCCGCGCGGCGATGCCCAGGTCTGGGTGGTCGGCCAGGATGATGTCGCGCATCTGCGCCAGTTCACTACCTTGCGCTCGGTCGGCAACCGCTGGCTGGTCGACAAGGGCCTCAAGGCAGGCGAGCGCATCGTGACCGGTGGCGGTGAGGGCCTGCGCGACGGCGAGAAGGTCGTGGTCAGCGCGGCCGCGCCGGCCGCCGCCCCTGCCGAACAGAGCTGA
- a CDS encoding efflux RND transporter permease subunit, with protein MLPRFFIHRPVFAWVLAICIMAAGAIAIATLAVEQYPDIAPPQVNISATYNGASAQTVENSVTQVIEQQLTGIDHLLYFSSTSSSAGQARVSVTFDQSADPDIAQVQVQNAVNQALNRLPEEVQSRGVRVSKSQGDSLMVVALYDTTHQLTRVDIADYMVSYVQDPVSRINGVGEVNVFGASYAMRIWLDPHKLAAYQLMPGDVSAAIRAQNTQVTAGELGQQPSGPEQTLNATVTAQSRLQTPAQFRDIILATQPSGASVRLGDVARVEIGAESYQDASFLNNYPASGFSVSLASGANALETADAVRAKVERLKETFPPGLEVAYPRDSTPFVKLSIEGVVHTLLEAIALVVLVMYLFLQNARATLIPAITVPVVLLGTFGVLAVTGFTINTLTLFAMVLAIGLLVDDAIVVVENVERIMHEQHLPPREATEQSMGEITSALIGITVVLGAVFLPMALFGGSTGIIYRQFSITMVSAMGLSALVALTLTPALCATLLKPVEAERKPGRFFRWFNRNVERAQDGYQRRLGRLLARPWRWMALYVGIALAVGLLYARMPTGFLPVEDQGQIRVQFNAPEGTPLPATEQLAKRVSDYFLTQEKAYVESVFLVVGRNNAGVGQNAGQGFLSLKPWGERGSEGTAAAIIARANAHFRKSTEDKVSVLAPGAVRGLGQSSGFELWLRDSNGAGREALLRAQQAVLDQAGEDSRLTAVRLNGLGDKPQLHVDIDQAQASALGLAQSDINATLSAAWGGTYVNDFIDRGRVKRVYIQGDAPYRARPEDIGQWYVRGSGGQMVSFDTFASTGWTRGAQLQQRYNGLAALELQGSAADGVSSGKAMDIMQGLVDAQPGFDLQWSGLSYQERMSSNQTLLLYGASIAFIFLCLAALYESWSIPVAVLMVIPLGVLGTVLATTLAGFDNDIYFQVGLLTTIGLSAKNAILIVEFAEARRRAGRPALEAALAGARLRLRPIVMTSLAFVAGVIPLALSTGAGAASRREIGISVIGGMATGTVLAVLLVPLFFVLVRRVQGARAAH; from the coding sequence GTGCTGCCGCGCTTCTTCATCCACCGGCCGGTGTTCGCCTGGGTGCTGGCGATCTGCATCATGGCCGCCGGTGCCATCGCCATCGCCACCCTGGCGGTGGAGCAGTACCCGGACATCGCTCCGCCGCAGGTCAACATCAGCGCCACCTACAACGGCGCCTCGGCGCAGACGGTGGAGAACAGCGTCACCCAGGTGATCGAGCAGCAGCTGACCGGCATCGACCACCTGCTGTATTTCTCATCGACCAGTTCGTCCGCGGGCCAGGCCCGCGTGAGCGTCACCTTCGACCAGTCCGCCGACCCGGACATCGCCCAGGTCCAGGTGCAAAACGCGGTCAACCAGGCGCTCAACCGGTTGCCCGAGGAAGTGCAGTCGCGCGGCGTGCGGGTGTCCAAGTCGCAGGGCGACAGCCTGATGGTGGTGGCCTTGTACGACACCACCCACCAGCTCACCCGGGTGGACATCGCCGACTACATGGTCAGCTACGTGCAGGACCCGGTCAGCCGCATCAACGGGGTGGGCGAGGTCAACGTGTTTGGCGCGTCCTACGCGATGCGCATCTGGCTGGACCCGCACAAGCTGGCCGCCTACCAGCTCATGCCGGGCGATGTGAGCGCGGCGATCCGCGCCCAGAACACCCAGGTCACCGCCGGCGAACTGGGCCAGCAACCGTCCGGGCCGGAGCAGACGCTCAATGCCACGGTCACCGCACAGTCGCGTCTGCAGACCCCCGCGCAGTTCCGCGACATCATCCTGGCCACCCAGCCCAGTGGCGCCAGCGTGCGCCTGGGGGACGTGGCCCGGGTGGAGATCGGCGCGGAGTCCTACCAGGACGCCAGCTTCCTCAACAACTATCCGGCCTCCGGCTTCTCGGTCTCGCTGGCCTCCGGGGCCAATGCACTGGAGACAGCCGACGCGGTGCGCGCGAAGGTGGAGCGCCTGAAGGAGACCTTCCCGCCGGGGCTGGAGGTGGCCTACCCGCGCGACAGCACCCCGTTCGTGAAGCTCTCGATCGAAGGGGTGGTCCACACCCTGCTCGAAGCGATCGCGCTGGTGGTGCTGGTGATGTATTTGTTCCTGCAGAACGCGCGGGCCACGCTGATCCCGGCGATCACCGTGCCGGTGGTGCTGCTGGGCACCTTCGGCGTGCTGGCGGTGACCGGCTTCACCATCAACACCCTGACCTTGTTCGCCATGGTCCTGGCCATCGGCCTGCTGGTGGACGATGCCATCGTGGTGGTGGAGAACGTCGAGCGCATCATGCACGAGCAGCACCTGCCGCCGCGCGAGGCCACCGAGCAGTCGATGGGCGAGATCACCAGCGCGCTGATCGGCATCACCGTGGTGCTGGGCGCGGTGTTCCTGCCGATGGCGCTGTTCGGCGGGTCCACCGGCATCATCTATCGGCAGTTCTCCATCACCATGGTCTCGGCCATGGGCCTGTCGGCGCTGGTCGCGCTGACCCTGACCCCGGCCCTGTGCGCCACGCTGCTCAAGCCAGTGGAAGCCGAGCGCAAGCCGGGGCGGTTCTTCCGCTGGTTCAACCGCAACGTCGAACGCGCCCAGGACGGGTACCAGCGCCGCCTGGGCCGGCTGCTGGCGCGGCCCTGGCGCTGGATGGCGCTGTATGTGGGCATCGCGCTGGCCGTGGGCCTGCTCTACGCACGCATGCCCACCGGCTTTCTCCCGGTGGAGGACCAGGGCCAGATCCGCGTGCAGTTCAACGCGCCGGAAGGCACGCCGCTGCCGGCCACCGAGCAGCTGGCCAAGCGGGTGAGCGACTACTTCCTCACCCAGGAGAAGGCCTACGTCGAGTCGGTGTTCCTGGTGGTGGGTCGCAACAACGCAGGCGTGGGCCAGAACGCGGGCCAGGGCTTCCTCTCGCTCAAGCCATGGGGCGAACGCGGCAGCGAGGGCACCGCGGCGGCGATCATCGCGCGGGCCAACGCGCACTTCCGCAAGTCCACCGAGGACAAGGTCAGCGTGTTGGCGCCCGGCGCGGTGCGCGGGCTAGGCCAGTCCAGCGGCTTCGAGCTGTGGCTGCGTGACAGCAACGGGGCCGGCCGCGAGGCGCTGCTGCGCGCCCAGCAGGCCGTGCTGGACCAGGCCGGCGAGGACAGCCGCCTGACCGCTGTGCGCCTCAACGGCCTGGGCGACAAGCCTCAGCTGCACGTGGACATCGACCAGGCCCAGGCCAGTGCACTGGGCCTGGCCCAGTCGGACATCAACGCGACCCTGTCGGCCGCCTGGGGCGGCACCTACGTCAACGACTTCATCGATCGCGGCCGGGTCAAACGCGTGTACATCCAGGGCGACGCGCCGTATCGCGCGCGGCCGGAGGACATCGGCCAGTGGTATGTGCGCGGCAGCGGCGGACAGATGGTGTCCTTCGACACCTTCGCCAGCACGGGCTGGACGCGCGGCGCCCAGCTGCAGCAGCGCTACAACGGCCTGGCCGCGCTGGAGCTGCAGGGCAGCGCGGCCGACGGGGTCAGTTCGGGCAAGGCGATGGACATCATGCAGGGCCTGGTCGATGCGCAACCCGGGTTCGACCTGCAGTGGAGCGGGCTGTCCTACCAGGAGCGCATGTCCAGCAACCAGACCCTGCTGCTGTACGGCGCCTCGATCGCCTTCATCTTCCTGTGCCTGGCCGCGCTCTACGAGAGCTGGTCGATCCCCGTCGCGGTGCTGATGGTGATCCCGCTGGGCGTGCTGGGTACGGTGCTGGCCACCACGCTGGCCGGCTTCGACAACGACATCTATTTCCAGGTCGGCCTGCTGACCACCATCGGCCTGTCGGCCAAGAACGCGATCCTGATCGTCGAGTTCGCCGAGGCCCGGCGGCGGGCCGGGCGCCCGGCGCTGGAGGCGGCCCTGGCCGGTGCGCGCCTGCGCCTGCGGCCGATCGTGATGACCTCGCTGGCCTTCGTGGCCGGCGTGATCCCGCTGGCCCTGTCCACCGGCGCCGGTGCGGCCAGCCGCCGCGAGATCGGCATCAGCGTGATCGGCGGCATGGCCACCGGCACCGTGCTGGCGGTGCTGCTGGTGCCGTTGTTCTTCGTGCTGGTGCGGCGCGTGCAGGGCGCGCGCGCCGCGCACTGA
- a CDS encoding alpha/beta hydrolase, whose amino-acid sequence MSTVTTQDGVEIFFKDWGPKTAQPIMFHHGWPLSSDDWDAQMLYFLGKGFRVVAHDRRGHGRSSQVSEGHDMGHYAADAAAVVEHLDLREAVHIGHSTGGGEVARYVARHGQPAGRVAKAVLVSAVPPLMVKTPDNPGGTPIEVFDGFRQALAGNRAQFFLDVAAGPFYGFNREGAQVSQGVIENWWRQGMAGGAKAHYEGIKAFSETDQTEDLKQITVPTLVMHGDDDQIVPIDDASRLSVKLLQNGTLKVYPGFPHGMLTTHAQVLNDDLLAFIQG is encoded by the coding sequence ATGAGCACAGTCACCACCCAAGACGGCGTCGAGATTTTCTTCAAGGACTGGGGCCCCAAGACGGCCCAGCCCATCATGTTCCATCACGGTTGGCCGCTCTCGAGCGACGACTGGGATGCGCAGATGCTGTACTTCCTCGGCAAGGGCTTCCGGGTCGTCGCCCACGACCGGCGCGGCCACGGCCGCTCCAGCCAGGTCAGCGAGGGCCACGACATGGGCCATTACGCCGCCGACGCGGCCGCGGTGGTCGAGCACCTGGACCTGCGCGAGGCGGTGCACATCGGGCACTCCACCGGCGGTGGCGAGGTGGCCCGCTACGTGGCGCGTCACGGCCAGCCGGCCGGGCGCGTAGCCAAGGCCGTGCTGGTCAGTGCGGTGCCGCCGCTGATGGTCAAGACCCCGGACAACCCGGGCGGCACGCCGATCGAGGTGTTCGACGGCTTCCGCCAGGCCCTGGCCGGCAACCGCGCACAGTTCTTCCTGGACGTGGCCGCCGGTCCGTTTTACGGCTTCAATCGCGAGGGCGCACAGGTCTCCCAGGGCGTGATCGAGAACTGGTGGCGGCAGGGCATGGCCGGCGGTGCCAAGGCGCACTACGAGGGCATCAAGGCGTTCTCGGAAACCGACCAGACCGAGGACCTCAAGCAGATCACCGTGCCGACCCTGGTGATGCATGGCGACGACGACCAGATCGTGCCGATCGACGATGCCTCGCGCCTGTCGGTCAAACTGCTGCAGAACGGCACGCTCAAGGTCTATCCGGGCTTCCCGCACGGCATGCTCACCACCCATGCGCAGGTCCTCAACGACGACCTGCTGGCCTTCATCCAGGGCTGA